In Cutaneotrichosporon cavernicola HIS019 DNA, chromosome: 1, one DNA window encodes the following:
- a CDS encoding uncharacterized protein (Protein of unknown function (DUF861)): protein MANSYYVPKGGLPPQTDLTTERAVFTEAYAVIPRRVMSDIVTSILPHWPKTRLWVIARPLSGFAETFSQYIVEVQPGGGSDKPEPDAGAEGVIFVVGGEIVLNLDGKEHNMAAGGYAFLAPGAKWTLKNKGSENATFHWIRKRYQKAEGVDLPESFVTNESEIKMAAMPDTDGAWCTQRFVDTTDVRHDMHVTIVTFQPGGSIPFPETHVMEHGLYVLEGKAMYLLNKDWVEVQAGDFMWLRAFCPQACYAGGPTRFRYLLYKDVNRHVGLTL, encoded by the coding sequence ATGGCCAACTCATACTACGTTCCCAAGGGCGGTCTGCCACCCCAGACAGACCTCACGACCGAGCGCGCCGTTTTCACCGAGGCGTACGCCGTCATCCCTCGCCGCGTGATGAGCGATATTGTCACCTCAATCCTCCCCCACTGGCCCAAGACCCGGTTGTGGGTCATCGCCCGCCCCCTCTCGGGCTTTGCCGAGACTTTCTCGCAGTACATTGTTGAGGTGCAGCCCGGAGGCGGCAGTGACAAGCCCGAACCCGACGCCGGTGCTGAGGGCGTCATCTTcgtcgttggcggcgagatcgtcctcaacctcgacggcaaggagcACAACATGGCAGCTGGGGGATACGCGTTCCTCGCCCCAGGAGCCAAGTGGACTCTGAAAAACAAAGGTTCAGAGAACGCGACGTTCCACTGGATCCGCAAGCGGTACCAGAAGGCCGAGGGTGTTGACCTCCCCGAGTCGTTCGTGACCAACGAGAGCGAGATCAAGATGGCCGCTATGCCAGACACCGACGGCGCGTGGTGCACCCAGCGATTTGTCGACACAACCGACGTCCGCCACGACATGCACGTCACCATTGTCACTTTCCAGCCGGGCGGATCAATCCCGTTCCCCGAGACACATGTCATGGAACACGGCCTCTACGTCCTCGAAGGTAAGGCCATGTACCTCCTCAACAAGGACTGGGTCGAGGTTCAGGCCGGCGACTTTATGTGGCTCCGCGCCTTCTGCCCCCAGGCGTGCTACGCTGGCGGACCGACCCGCTTCCGTTACCTCCTCTACAAGGACGTCAACCGCCATGTCGGCCTGACCCTCTAA